The following coding sequences lie in one Moritella viscosa genomic window:
- the mdh gene encoding malate dehydrogenase, with amino-acid sequence MKVAVLGAAGGIGQALALLLKTQLPAGSDLSLYDIAPVTPGVAVDLSHIPTDVTIAGFAGTDPTDALVGADVVLISAGVARKPGMDRSDLFNINAGIIKNLAAKCAEVCPNACIGIITNPVNTTVPIAAEVLKQAGVYDKRKLFGITTLDVIRSETFVSELKGISLSDVEVPVIGGHSGVTILPLLSQVKGVEFTAEEIATLTPRIQNAGTEVVEAKAGGGSATLSMGQAAARFGLSLVRALQGEEGIVECTYVDGGSEHATFFAQPVLLGKNGVEEVLAYGDLSEFETNARDAMLEELKANITLGEEFVAG; translated from the coding sequence ATGAAAGTTGCTGTATTAGGTGCTGCTGGTGGTATCGGTCAAGCTTTAGCCCTACTTTTGAAAACTCAACTACCTGCTGGTTCTGATTTATCACTATATGATATCGCACCAGTAACTCCAGGTGTTGCTGTTGATTTAAGCCATATCCCTACAGACGTTACTATTGCTGGTTTTGCTGGTACAGATCCTACAGATGCACTTGTTGGTGCTGACGTTGTACTTATCTCTGCGGGTGTTGCTCGTAAGCCAGGCATGGACCGTTCAGATTTATTTAATATCAATGCTGGCATTATCAAAAACTTAGCCGCTAAATGTGCTGAAGTATGTCCAAATGCATGTATCGGTATTATTACTAATCCTGTTAACACTACTGTGCCAATCGCTGCTGAAGTACTTAAGCAAGCGGGTGTTTACGATAAGCGTAAACTATTCGGTATTACGACGCTGGATGTTATCCGTTCTGAAACTTTTGTAAGTGAGCTTAAAGGCATTTCACTTTCTGACGTTGAAGTGCCGGTTATCGGTGGTCATTCAGGTGTCACTATTCTTCCGTTACTTTCTCAAGTTAAAGGTGTTGAATTTACAGCAGAAGAAATTGCGACGCTAACACCACGTATTCAAAATGCTGGTACTGAAGTTGTTGAAGCTAAAGCGGGTGGCGGTTCTGCGACACTTTCTATGGGTCAAGCAGCAGCACGTTTCGGTCTTTCTCTTGTTCGCGCACTACAAGGTGAAGAAGGTATCGTTGAATGTACTTATGTTGACGGTGGCTCTGAGCACGCAACGTTCTTCGCACAACCTGTACTACTAGGTAAGAACGGCGTTGAAGAAGTATTAGCATACGGTGACTTAAGCGAATTTGAAACGAACGCACGCGATGCAATGCTAGAAGAACTAAAAGCGAACATCACATTAGGTGAAGAATTCGTTGCTGGTTAA
- the artM gene encoding arginine ABC transporter, permease protein: MTLDHFWLLFNGLSTTLEITFFSLLFGSMIAALLTLAMINKIPGLNLLSRTIILVFTGTPLLIQIFLVYSGPSQFEWIKDSFLWDYLRQAKICAIIALSFNTAAYSSLLFKGAIESVPRGEWDACKALGMNRWQTLAVIVPHAIRRVLPSYSNEVILVLKGTSLASSITIMDVMGYANQINGQTYDALMAFSAAGIIYLGMNGILVLIFKQLEKKALAFQS, from the coding sequence ATGACGTTAGATCACTTCTGGTTATTATTTAATGGTTTGAGCACCACCCTTGAAATTACTTTTTTCAGCTTATTGTTTGGGTCTATGATAGCGGCGTTGTTAACGCTGGCGATGATCAATAAGATCCCTGGATTAAACTTATTATCACGGACTATTATTTTGGTCTTTACCGGTACCCCGTTATTGATTCAAATCTTTTTGGTATACAGTGGTCCATCACAGTTTGAGTGGATCAAAGACAGCTTCTTATGGGATTACCTGCGTCAGGCTAAAATTTGCGCGATTATTGCGTTATCGTTTAATACGGCGGCGTATTCATCGTTACTCTTTAAAGGTGCGATTGAATCGGTACCACGTGGTGAATGGGATGCATGTAAAGCCCTCGGCATGAACCGCTGGCAGACACTAGCTGTTATCGTGCCACATGCGATACGCCGGGTATTACCGTCTTATTCTAATGAAGTAATTTTGGTACTCAAAGGTACATCATTAGCCAGCTCGATCACGATTATGGATGTGATGGGTTATGCCAATCAAATCAATGGTCAAACCTATGATGCATTAATGGCCTTTTCTGCAGCGGGTATTATCTACTTAGGCATGAATGGTATCTTGGTATTAATCTTTAAACAGCTAGAGAAAAAAGCCCTCGCGTTCCAATCTTAA
- the artQ gene encoding arginine ABC transporter, permease protein gives MDLLQLQLLLDATKITLGLALTSLLVGLVLAILFCVAEMQKNPLIAKPVSLFVTVLRGLPEILIVFFIFFGGTHILFRLTDEYYDISPFWSGVVALSLIFASYASQTLRAAIQSVPKGQQQAAQALGMGPMRCFLRITLPQAWRLALPGLGNQWMVLLKDTALVSLIGVTDLMKQADLLSGSTYKPFTFLVAAAAIYLIITLISQWLLKHFDNYINRFDAGVAK, from the coding sequence ATGGATCTTTTGCAGCTTCAATTATTATTGGATGCAACAAAAATCACCCTTGGCCTCGCGCTAACATCATTATTGGTTGGCTTGGTTCTTGCTATTTTATTCTGTGTTGCTGAAATGCAAAAGAACCCACTGATTGCCAAGCCGGTTAGCTTATTTGTTACTGTATTACGTGGTTTACCTGAGATATTGATTGTATTTTTCATTTTCTTTGGTGGTACGCACATCCTATTTCGATTAACCGATGAATACTATGACATTAGTCCGTTTTGGAGTGGTGTAGTGGCATTGTCGTTAATTTTTGCGTCTTATGCATCACAAACATTACGTGCGGCTATTCAATCGGTGCCGAAAGGTCAACAACAAGCAGCACAAGCGCTTGGCATGGGGCCTATGCGTTGTTTTCTGCGTATTACCTTACCGCAAGCATGGCGTTTAGCATTACCGGGTTTAGGCAATCAGTGGATGGTACTGCTAAAAGATACTGCGTTAGTCTCCTTAATTGGTGTGACGGACTTAATGAAACAAGCTGATTTGTTATCAGGTAGTACCTATAAGCCCTTCACCTTTTTGGTCGCGGCAGCAGCGATTTATCTGATTATAACTTTGATTAGTCAATGGTTGTTAAAGCACTTTGATAATTACATTAATCGTTTTGATGCCGGAGTAGCAAAATGA
- the artI gene encoding arginine ABC transporter, periplasmic substrate-binding protein, translating to MKKLLTALILTSAAAQVTAAEQIKFVTEATYPPFEMMDENNEFQGFDIDIARAVCTELKAECSFANQSFDSLIPSLKFRRYDAAIAAMDVTPARQKQVDFSDIYYENSAVLVAEKGKYNVVADLAGKAVGVQNGTSHQAYMTDTYADEKVLLLNFPSYQKAFLDLKNGRINGVFSDSAVAHDWLTKHSGGNYETVGKAVTDAKYFGAGFAIAVRKGNTELLAKLNKGLQTIKANGTYDKIYAKYFAK from the coding sequence ATGAAAAAATTACTCACAGCATTAATTCTAACTTCAGCAGCGGCGCAAGTAACAGCGGCAGAACAAATAAAATTTGTCACTGAAGCGACATATCCTCCGTTTGAGATGATGGATGAAAATAACGAATTCCAAGGTTTTGATATTGATATCGCCCGCGCAGTTTGTACTGAATTAAAAGCTGAGTGTAGTTTTGCTAACCAGTCATTTGATAGTTTGATCCCAAGCCTAAAGTTCCGCCGTTATGATGCTGCAATTGCAGCAATGGACGTAACGCCAGCACGTCAAAAACAAGTTGATTTTTCTGATATTTATTATGAAAACTCAGCGGTACTTGTGGCTGAAAAAGGTAAATACAATGTGGTTGCTGATTTAGCAGGTAAAGCAGTAGGTGTACAAAATGGTACATCACACCAAGCTTACATGACAGATACTTATGCAGATGAAAAAGTATTATTACTTAACTTCCCATCATACCAAAAAGCATTTTTAGACCTTAAAAATGGTCGTATAAATGGTGTATTTTCAGACTCTGCAGTAGCGCACGATTGGTTAACTAAGCACAGTGGTGGTAACTACGAAACTGTGGGTAAAGCCGTCACTGATGCGAAATACTTTGGTGCTGGTTTTGCTATCGCAGTGCGTAAAGGTAATACTGAATTATTAGCTAAATTGAACAAAGGTTTACAAACGATTAAAGCGAACGGTACTTACGATAAGATTTACGCAAAATACTTTGCTAAATAA
- the artP gene encoding arginine ABC transporter, ATP-binding protein produces the protein MLILRFVRLLYLYLVKLYSVTIMSIELKNICKSWGQLDVLQNIDLKCAKGETLVLLGPSGAGKSSLLRVLNLLDTPDNGSISIAGEKFDFSATLSDKKLAKRSQMLRQKVGMVFQQYNLWPHMSVMDNLIEAPVKILKQTKQHAREEAMKILEQLQLTDKADVFPLALSGGQQQRVAIARALMMKPEVLLFDEPTAALDPEVTNQVAEIIKSLAITGITQVVVTHEVDFARKVASQVCYLENGGIVEFGGAEHFQQPQTPQFTNYLKH, from the coding sequence ATGTTGATATTGAGGTTTGTTCGGTTACTATACTTATATCTAGTGAAATTATATTCAGTTACCATTATGAGCATCGAACTAAAAAACATCTGTAAATCTTGGGGTCAACTTGATGTATTACAAAACATCGACCTTAAATGTGCAAAAGGCGAAACTTTAGTGCTGCTTGGTCCAAGTGGTGCTGGTAAGAGCTCACTGTTGCGTGTGCTTAATTTACTTGATACGCCAGATAATGGTTCTATCAGTATTGCCGGTGAAAAATTTGATTTTTCTGCCACACTGAGTGATAAGAAATTAGCTAAGCGTAGCCAGATGCTAAGACAGAAAGTAGGTATGGTATTTCAACAATACAACCTATGGCCGCATATGTCTGTGATGGATAACTTAATTGAAGCACCCGTTAAGATTTTAAAGCAAACAAAACAACACGCTCGTGAAGAGGCCATGAAGATCCTTGAGCAATTACAATTAACTGATAAAGCCGATGTATTTCCATTAGCCTTATCAGGTGGTCAACAGCAACGTGTCGCGATTGCACGTGCTTTAATGATGAAACCAGAAGTATTGTTATTTGATGAACCGACAGCGGCGTTAGATCCAGAGGTCACTAATCAAGTGGCTGAAATCATTAAATCATTAGCTATCACAGGTATTACGCAGGTTGTTGTTACGCACGAAGTGGACTTCGCGCGTAAAGTCGCTAGTCAGGTTTGTTATCTTGAAAACGGTGGAATTGTTGAATTTGGTGGTGCTGAGCACTTCCAGCAACCACAAACGCCACAGTTTACAAATTACTTAAAACATTAG
- the argR gene encoding arginine repressor, whose protein sequence is MVTSMSEKQDQLVKAFKGLLKEEHLGSQGDIVDALKDQGFDSVNQSKVSRMLSKFGAVRTRNAKDEMVYCLPAELGVPTISSQLKSLVLDISHNECLIVIQTSPGSAQLIARLLDSLGRTEGILGTIAGDDTIFITPTSTTIIAEVDSAVKELFEYL, encoded by the coding sequence ATGGTAACAAGTATGAGTGAAAAACAAGATCAGTTAGTAAAAGCATTTAAAGGATTATTAAAAGAAGAGCACCTGGGTTCACAAGGTGACATCGTTGATGCGCTTAAAGATCAAGGTTTTGACAGCGTTAACCAATCGAAAGTATCAAGAATGCTCAGTAAGTTTGGCGCAGTACGCACACGCAATGCCAAGGATGAAATGGTTTATTGCCTCCCTGCGGAGTTAGGTGTGCCAACGATTAGCAGCCAGTTAAAAAGCTTAGTATTAGATATTTCCCATAATGAATGTCTTATTGTGATCCAAACAAGCCCAGGCTCGGCACAATTGATCGCTCGTTTATTAGATTCATTAGGGCGTACTGAAGGAATTTTGGGGACGATAGCAGGCGATGACACTATTTTCATAACCCCGACTAGCACCACTATTATTGCAGAAGTAGATAGTGCAGTAAAAGAGTTGTTTGAGTATCTGTAA
- the fbpC gene encoding iron(III) ABC transporter, ATP-binding protein, whose product MTLSSSPALRISDLHCSYAGVDILMGLDLSLGKNEILCLLGPSGCGKTTTLKLIAGLLPPTQGRIEINGNVVDSGEFNLAPDKRNVGMIFQDYALFPHLTVTDNVVFSLHKQSKSKQKEKLDYVLNLVNLTEFADRYPHQLSGGQQQRVAIARALASSPALLLLDEPFSNIDSQVRHHLIEEMRGLLKSHNMSAIFVTHSKEEAFAFADRLAVFHQGKIEQLGTPSELYNQPATRFVADFLGKVNYLDAVVVDDYSVQTALGIIRGKHKLTAAVGEQKLLALRPQQLNLALAERGIAVISKQQFLGMTTHCIITLIDNNMALSISMQQPMVIGDVVKVTVENHELVLFDHD is encoded by the coding sequence ATGACACTATCTTCTTCTCCTGCTTTACGTATTTCTGATCTGCATTGTAGTTATGCTGGCGTCGATATTTTAATGGGGCTTGATCTGAGTTTAGGTAAAAACGAAATTCTGTGTTTATTAGGCCCAAGTGGTTGTGGTAAAACGACAACGTTAAAATTGATCGCGGGGTTACTACCACCCACGCAAGGTCGCATCGAAATTAACGGTAATGTCGTTGATAGTGGTGAATTCAACCTGGCACCAGATAAACGTAATGTGGGTATGATCTTTCAGGATTACGCATTATTTCCACATTTAACAGTGACTGACAATGTCGTATTTAGTTTACATAAACAAAGCAAAAGTAAACAAAAAGAAAAATTGGATTATGTACTTAATCTGGTTAATCTGACCGAATTCGCTGACCGTTATCCACATCAATTATCGGGTGGTCAACAGCAGCGTGTCGCTATTGCCCGGGCGTTGGCAAGTTCGCCGGCGTTATTATTACTTGATGAACCTTTCTCTAATATTGATAGTCAGGTACGCCATCACTTGATTGAAGAGATGCGCGGCTTACTTAAGTCGCATAACATGAGTGCTATCTTTGTTACCCACAGTAAAGAAGAAGCGTTTGCTTTTGCCGATCGTTTAGCTGTTTTTCATCAAGGTAAGATTGAGCAATTAGGGACGCCAAGTGAGCTATATAACCAACCTGCGACACGTTTTGTTGCAGACTTCTTAGGTAAGGTTAACTATTTAGATGCAGTGGTCGTCGATGACTACAGTGTACAAACTGCATTAGGTATTATTCGCGGTAAGCATAAGTTAACTGCAGCTGTTGGTGAACAAAAACTGCTAGCTCTTCGACCTCAACAATTAAACTTAGCACTTGCAGAGCGGGGGATCGCAGTGATCAGCAAGCAACAGTTCTTAGGTATGACTACACATTGCATTATCACCTTAATAGATAACAATATGGCATTATCGATATCAATGCAGCAACCAATGGTCATCGGTGATGTGGTGAAAGTGACAGTTGAAAATCATGAGCTGGTGTTATTTGATCATGATTAA